In Cryptomeria japonica chromosome 10, Sugi_1.0, whole genome shotgun sequence, a genomic segment contains:
- the LOC131060857 gene encoding uncharacterized protein LOC131060857, with protein sequence MRITSWNVRGLSAPDKRCLVKRTLAKLEADIVILQETKLNDEKALEFMKYCSSWNGYFQTARGSAGGLGIMWNPSNVSVAPIISNEFWMACSISGIGTNLCFPLFNIYGLTKTMDKFRVWQEVTNQVAQLELDKVIIVGDFNALLDIDEKEGGLRKSTKGMDDFRDFVSNCKLVDIIPKNGKFTWTNRRLNFSKFSE encoded by the coding sequence ATGAGGATCacctcatggaatgtcaggggcttatctGCCCCTGACAAAAGATGCTTGGTCAAAAGGACTTTGGCCAAGTTGGAAGCAGATATTGTCATtcttcaagaaaccaagttgaaTGATGAGAAGGCTTTGGAGTTTATGAAATATTGTTCAAGTTGGAATGGATACTTTCAGACTGCAAGGGGCTCGGCTGGTGGGTTGGGTATTATGTGGAATCCTTCAAATGTATCTGTGGCTCCCATCATCTCCAATGAGTTTTGGATGGCATGCTCTATTAGTGGCATTGGCACAAACCTGTGCTTTCCTCTGTTTAACATCTATGGGTTGACTAAAACCATGGACAAATTCAGAGTTTGGCAGGAGGTTACTAATCAAGTTGCCCAATTGGAGTTGGATAAAGTCATCATCGTTGGCGATTTCAATGCCTTATTGGACATTGATGAAAAGGAGGGTGGTTTAAGGAAATCCACAAAAGGTATGGATGATTTCAGAGATTTTGTGTCGAACTGCAAACTTGTGGACATCATTCCCAAAAATGGGAAAttcacttggactaacagaagGCTCAATTTCTCAAAATTCTCAGAATGA